In the Silene latifolia isolate original U9 population chromosome 1, ASM4854445v1, whole genome shotgun sequence genome, tttttttctaagggaggaatattattattattattattattattattatttttttttttttttttttttttttgttaaaactagattgatcctctaAAGTAGGACCAacttatctcatcctttcgaatgatagagataagttgaagccaccgactttcaaaccacctcgaaagagtgtccaatagaagccataaagTCGGCAACTTTGTTGGTTTCACGAaaacaatgtttaattatcactttatTAAAGAACTGAAGATCTAAttttacatccttgataatactagaaatttctcaaggaatttgccaagtattacggattgagttgataacacataaattatcaccttctACAATTAACTTCGCGACTTTTAAGTATTTAGCTGTAAAatgccttcttttaaagcgagagatttagcaacaagaatactattagatccgcatttttttttgttatgaatGGTTCTATTGTTCGCAATTTATTATTTCAATTCATGACTTCATGAGTAGTTTGAGTACCGTTTCACATAACATTATCAGCTAACTAGTAATATAAGGTACACTCAAAAACTTTGAAAATCTCAAACGCCAGAGGGGCGAGGGCCGCCGCTAGCCCTCCCTAACTCCACCACTAATGAAAAGGGATTGAACTCATGACCTCGTGATTAAGGGATTAGGTGAGCAAACCCACGGCAAACCCATTTGGTTGGAGTATTATTTTATGAAGAGAGCAAACTCGTGGCATCTTCCTAATCTCGCGTCTTCTCTTCTACTGCTGCGTATAACGAGTTAACCAACCATTGTCCATTTCTCCAATACTACATACTTCATACTTCAACCCTTCAAAATACCATCTTTTCCATATCAAATCTCATTAAAGATTGACaagaaaaattaaaaataaaaattcagAAATTATCAACCCCCAATTTTCTTCCTTTCACTCACAGGTACACTTTACTTCTGAAATCGCTTTAGCTTTAGATTTTAATTACTCTTtccgtcccaattatttgtttaccttttatattcgtTACACAAGGAGTAATTTTAATTACAGATAAACAAATGGGAGGCGTATTGTATTATGGAATTGTGAATGTATAAATTCTCTTCACCCTTAAACCATTTCTCCATTTTGTATGAATTTCACTTAGAAATACTTATGCTTTTACATACAGCATGATTTTCTGATCATATGGTAaaaaaaatgatataatttgcTCCATTTTTTCGTTGTTTATTGTGTTGTATTGCTTTATTTATCTTAAAGTTTTAATCTTTGGAAAGTTCATCATATGGGCTGATGGaattttctcaatttttgatATGATTGCCCTATTTTTGATGTTTTGTTAAATTGTATTGCtgttttttaattgttatattgTGTTGTATTGCTTAATTTGTCTTAAATTATTAATCTTTAGAAAGTTTATCATGTGGGTTGATGAGATTTTCTCATTTGTAGGCTCCATTTGGGTAATTGGATTGTTGGTGTTCATCTTCAGTTCCATTTTattggatttttgagtaaaaagagATAATTAAGATCATGGAAATCGCTGCTTCGGAAGCATGTTTACATTTGTTGTCAGGGCCAGGAATTTGGTATCCTAGTCTTAAATCTTACCCATGTATTGGCATGGTCAAATTCGCTCCTTGTTCTAAATGGTTGAAGGATTCGAGGGTGAAATCGATTTCTCGTTatagtagtggtggtggtggtggtgctagAAGGCTTGATTGTTTGAGTTGTAAATGCCTTAGAGATGAGAGGAATGTAGGGGTTCCTTCTAGTGGATTAGATGGAGCTTTTCGGGAGACTGAGAAGTCGAGTTTAGGTGCGACTAATGGGACTTTCAGTTCATCTGTTGATCAAGTTGTGTCCGGTGACACGTTGGCTTCTGCTGCAGCAAAGAGTGAGAGTGTGTCGAGGGGCAAAACAGATTCGATTGAGGATGAAGCATGGGAGCTACTGAAAGAATCTATTGTGAACTATTGTGGTAATCCTGTAGGGACAATTGCTGCTAATGAACCAAATTCCTCCAATTTACTGAACTATGATCAGGTTTTTATCCGTGACTTCATACCTTCTGGGATCGCGTTCCTTTTGAAGGGGGATTATGATATTGTGCGAAATTTCATCCTTCACACACTCCAACTTCAGGTAAAGTAATGCAGTACTTCAATAGATAGAATGTGTCTTGTTAGTGCATCTTAATTGAAATCTATTGTGAGACTTTGGCGTCCGTACCTTGAAAAAGGACAttaaggccttgtttggatatCAAAATGGGAGGGAaagggaagggaagggaaggggaggtgGAATTGATGGTGAGTTTTTTCCTCCAAATCTTTCCTTTGTTGGAGGGAAAATTATTTGCcttggagggaaatggagggatccgTTTTCCCTCCTCTCCAAATCCCTTTTACCCAAATTTGTGAACCAAACAAGGGAACCTGTCTCTCTCCTAACCCCTCCCTTCCCCTTCCCCCCAGTCCCCTTTATCTAAACAAAGGGTAAAGGTCAtcattttgaattttgatttgtggCTGGTGCCAACTAAGGCAACCTAATGTCATGATGTATTGCAAGTTTGCAAGGTATGGGACTTGAGCTCTACATCAGTGATTTGGGACACATATGGGGGTGGGTGGGATTGATGTAGGGTTCATATAGGAGATCGGTATTCCTACACTTTTAGCTAGCTTTTAAAGCGGGTTCTCTCATTCTCTATTTCACTCGACGGCCACCCTTCTTCACCCTTAACGGTGAAGCTGGTTTTGCCATATTTACCCAATGCTAGAAAAATGTAGCGCAAAGCCTTTCGTTGATGTAGCCTTTTACGTGTGGGTGGAGCGTTGTGTAGTCTAATGATCCTTACAAGGTGTGGGGAGGAGTCCATAATGATCATATGTAAGCTTGATGTGAGATTTATGTAGAAATGTGTTTTTCCACCCACTGCACTAGCTTTGGAAGACATTATTGTACTGACTTTTGTTTACCTTTGTAGGTTCACTTTAGAGTGtcataaattttcgaaatataaaaCGAGGGTGTGATATGCAAGGGAACATAGAATAGTTTGTTTCATAAAAATATGCTAAACATAGCAGTCCTTACCGTAGTATGCTTGGGATATACAAGAATTTTTTGTCATCTTTGTCAAATTGGTAAATTTCTGGTTAGGAGCTCTGTTCGCAAAATGAGATTCGTGTGCTGAGCTGAATGATATGAAGTTTATAAAACTTGTATTATTGGCAGAGTTGGGAGAAAACCATGGATTGCCACAGTCCAGGTCAAGGACTTATGCCTGCTAGTTTCAAAGTCCGGACTGTTGCCCTAGATGGTGATGATTCTCTCACTGAGGACATATTAGATCCCGACTTTGGCGAGGCAGCTATTGGTCGTGTTGCACCAGTGGATTCTGGTGAGTGTTTAACTTTACCTAAATTTACTTTATCTAATGTTCTATTATGTACTGTTTATCACCTTTTATGCTTCTTAAATACAGGTCTTTGGTGGATTATCCTTTTACGAGCATATGGAAAAGTCTCCGGAGACCTCTCAGTACAAGAAAGGATTGATGTACAAACTGGAATCAAAATGATTTTGAAGCTATGTCTTGCTGATGGATTTGACATGTTTCCTACTCTGCTAGTGACAGATGGATCTTGCATGATTGATCGACGTATGGGAATTCATGGCCATCCCCTTGAAATTCAGGTatatctccattttcttcattatattgacatgccttatattgtgTATTGCTCATTCTGCAATGCAACCTTTACACAGATACTTCGTCTATCATAAGCTTGATACAATTGCTTACTGCTATAAGCTCGGGGTAGTGTTGTAGTGCTTTTACAATTTTCGAAATCTTTGCCTTTGAATTACAAATAGGTTGTGCTTCTTTTTATTATCCGAAGCAATTTTGgaccgatttttttttttattatgggtcGTCCGGAAACTACCTTTTTCCCTCGTTAGCACAAGGGTAATCTTCCCCTTATTTATCTGCTCTTGGGAGCAGATGGTTTGCTGCCGGTTTCTTGGAATATGGCCTTCCTATATTCTGTTACCAACATCTTTTAATTACCAATGCTGATGTATTCATTTTGGCAGTCACTATTTTATTCGGCGTTGCTATGTGCTCGTGAGATGCTTGCTTCTGACGATGGCTCAGCTGATCTCATAAGAGCACTGAATAGTCGGTTACTTGCACTGTCATTTCACATCAGGGAATACTATTGGGTCGATATGAAGAAACTCAATGAAATTTACCGCTACAAGACTGAGGAGTATTCATTTGATGCAGTCAACAAATTCAATATATATCCTGATCAGATACCACCCTGGCTAGTGGAATGGATGCCTGATACGGGCGGATATCTTATAGGAAACTTGCAGCCTGCTCATATGGATTTTAGATTTTTCTCGCTGGGAAACTTGTGGGCAATTGTAAGCAGCCTAGCTACATCAGGTCAATCACATGCCATATTGGATCTCGTTGAAGCTAAGTGGGCTGATCTAGTCGCAGACATGCCTTTCAAAATCTGTTACCCTGCCTTAGAAAACCAAGAGTGGCGGATTGTCACTGGAGGCGATCCAAAAAACACGTATGTCCTCGTCTGCTTCAATTATTCGCCCTGCGTAAGGCATAACTCAACTTCTCTTGACTTGGGATGGGTCTAAGCCGTCTAGCCCACAAAATCATTTAGATTCGTGTCAATTCATTACGAGTCAAGGTCATTTCAGGTGCAATTTTattacaacaacatcagagccttaatcccaaaatgatttggggtcggctgacatgaatcatcctttagaaccgtccatgggtgaacgcacacctcaaaatgtgaaaatatagaaaaggaaaagtgaaaaacaaaaagggagtgaaacataatacaaaagccaacctaaacttataggttttaaaatcgaagtccggatttcAGGTGCAATTTTATTATCGGAGTTAAATCAGGTTGGTGGTTATTGATCGGAATCATATCCAGGCCGCTTTGGGTCATTTCTTGAATTATAGGTGAATCAATTTTGCTAGGTTTACTAATGAGTCGAGGAAATCAAAGTAACATCTTCTTACTTCTTGTTTGTTCTCTTGCAGGCCTTGGTCATACCACAATGGAGGTTCATGGCCTACTTTGCTCTGGCAGGTTAGTCTAAAACCCTTATAACTGACTGCCTGCGATTCATCATGTTGGTTCAAAATGCTCTCATTGCTCACAAAAGTTCCTGTTTTTCAGCTTACGGTGGCTTGCATAAAGATGGATAGACCGGAGATTGCTGAAAGAGCTGTCAAAATCGCTGAGAAACGTTTATCCAAGGACAAATGGCCTGAATATTATGATACTAAAGGAGCAAGGTTCATTGGGAAGCAATCACGGTTGTTTCAGACATGGTCGATCGCTGGTTATCTTGTAGCCAAGCTCCTCCTTGCCAAACCCAAAACCGCAAAGATCTTAATTAATGAAGAGGACTCAGATATTGTTAATGCCTTCTCCGGTTTGCTCACTGCTAGCCCGCGAAGGAAACGTCCTAGGAAAGGAACCAAGCAATCATATATTGTTTGAGCTAGCAGTTATTCTCGCGTATTTTTTCTCCAACTTTGTCAAAGTATTAGACAGTCAAGGACTCAAGGCCAACTCATGTGCCAAGAATGAAGACTCGGATTCTCCACTGAAACGTATCACTTTTGCAAAATCATTGCTTGAAGAAGAGTTCATCTCATATCGATCGTGGTATGTGGCATTGTTGTGATCTTCATGGTTTCTGAACAAGTTTTGATGTATAGATCAGGTAGTAATCTTAATTTTATTGCAGTTAGTCTTGTGAGTTGCGACTTGTGAGGCGGTCTCATCTATAAGACAAAAATACTTGCTTGGTGTTCATTTACATATATAGCTGATGGGTTTGTCTCACATGTGAGACCGTTTCATATTAgtttttatttgattttattgaatATATATAAAACGCGTATTTTAACTATGTGAGTTAAAATCTTTAGTGTACTTCAGTGTTCGTAAATTTATGCATTCATTGCGTGTATATCTCTGTGTTCAATATTTCTTCTGAAATCTGCCATATACTCGGTAACCTGCTAACAAGAACACTGTAGTTCAATTGAGTATTCTCTGTGTGTTTTTTGCACACGGAAAAGCTAGTTCCCATCCTTAATGAGCTTTTAGCCTCGCGACTGATGGTTACTGATGTTCACATATATTAAATCTCGGTTTGGTCTTGATCCATATATCGGCTGTAAAAATGAGAAAGTGTGATTGTTATGGTATTCCAAAActgcaaaaaataaaataaaaaatatttcaTTTAAAGATAAATACTGTAATGTGGATAGAAAGTCTTGAACTCCAATTTCTGGATTAAATTGCCTGTCAATTGTTTTATATATCTCTATATGATAATGGAGATTTTAAAAAGGTTATCCAATTTCAACTAATCAAACAAAAATCCTCTTGAATAATTCCAATTTTAATAAGTGCTATGTCTCAATGCCACAAATTAATAACACAAATgatcatatatgaatatgattGAGATATTTTCCTATGGTCGTATAATAATCATAAAACCAATCAAGACGATAGGTAGTTAATAATTATGACCTATGAAAAGTATGTAGTTGATTAATGGGTAAATGCGTTCATTTTTCTTTTTACTTAAATGATGGACCAACATAACGCAAGATCATCACACGGTGCACAATAACTTAGTTTTTTCATTATCGAGTTAGTTTTTTGATAAATTTCCAAACACGATGAAGTAGCGGTCCAACCTCTTTATATTGCTAACAGTCTAACATAAGGGTAAGACTTTGTATATCTGATCTTCCCTTACCCCCGCAATCTTTAAAAGCCATTGAGATACTGGAGTAATATTATTGTCGTTGTATCTAGTTGCGACTCCGGTGTGTGATCTCCCCAAGAGGAGGTTTGATATAGAATTAAaaagggtttgggttagaaaTGAAAGGGGAGCAAAAGGACCAAAAAGAAGAAAGGAGACAAGTTAAAGTGTAGGATTAAAGGGAAACAGTAAAATGGGGCTGGTTGTTGGCAACTTTATTGGTTTCTATGTCTTGTTCATAGTTTCAATGAATTAATATGCTAATTATATTTGTGATTTTGCATTTGCATGGTAGATGTTACACTAGTTGTTATCAAAGTGGTTGACTCTTTTGGTCTTACTCTCCACCACACATGAATGACATGATGATCACTTCTCATTTTTATGCCTTATAATTCAACCCATCAATTGAATCATTTGAGTCCATGTATATGTTTTCAATTAGGAGTATAACATTTCAATTGAGCAAGCTATTCATACATCACAAAatttcattatagacggcacatatccgtctataactaaagacgggccaaatacaataccatATTCCTAATAGACCAAGCAATaagtggggtggtgggggcaaaaaatgtcaccactttcaagctatttgacccgtctttagctataggcggatatatccgtctatagcgaGACTAGCTGTTCATACATATAGGGGTGCGATTAGCGTTGCCTGTATAAGTTATGCGAGATAATTAAAGAATCCATGCAAATTCGAAGTGTACCATCTCAAGCAAAAGTGTCATATGTTAATGTTGTCAACAATAAATCCAGGAACGACTCAAACCACATATCTAATCAAAATTTGTTTGTGTTTTATGATATCTTAGGCAGAATGGTTACACTTTAAGAACGATTCAACAACGTATCTAATCGAAATTTGTTTGTGTTTTATGGTATCTCAGGCAAAATGGTTACACTTTAGAAACGACTCAACCACATATCTAATCGCAATTTGTTTGTGTTTCATGGTATCTCAGGCAGAATGGTTGCACTTTAAGAACGATTCAACCACATATCTAATCGAAATTTGTTTGTGTTTTACGGTATCTCAGGCAAAATGGTTTTGCTTATGGCTATAAGAAACTTATTGTAAATTCGGAAGTGATTATATGTAACTATGTGTGCGAATTTGTTTCAAATGTGGATTATACAATTTAAATTTGGTTGTTTCACATCTCAAAGAATGTATAATAATGAATTTTCTATAAACACAGAAATTATATCTACCTCGGAACCAATTTTAATCACTTCATTTCTCTTTAAAACTTTAATGAACTAACAAATTTTCTTTCACTACAAAATGTCTTGACAAGAAAATTACTATCTTTAAAACTAAATAATCCTTTCACGAGAACTTGTGTAAATAGTTTTGTACTATAAAATTTACATAAACGGGCATATATTTTTAAATTTCACGTTTTAAGAAAGTTATGTGTTTGATCTTTCCCAAAATATTACGTCAATTTCAATCATACAAAGAATTTCCTTATAAAACAAAACAACAAGATCAATCGTAATCAAATAAAGATGAAGGAAAAGGAAATTCGTAAAAGAAGCACCACCAATCATTTTTCCAAATGATAGAAATTCAGTCTACTCCCATCACTCCACCGATCTCTAAAAACTCATACTCCTCAGTCCTCATTAATCACTAATCAGGCCTCTCTAGGCCATTGATCGGGTGGATCTCGCAAAACTCGATTCAAACCCAATTCACGTATTTATTGAATTATCGGTCCATATTTAAATATGATTATATCCAAAACCCTGAAATTCGTACTTGATCCATGTTTTTTTAAATCCATTCCTGATTCGTaagattatattttttttttattcgtAAGATTATATTAATCAAGAACCTATGCAAAACATATTCTAGTTTAATCAAGTCGAAtttccaagaaaaaaaaaatgattgaaTCGGGTTTTAGTTTGAGTCGATCAGTAGTAGATTGGTTCGCCTTTTTCTGATAGGTCATGTTTGTTACTCAACAGATtaatattagcagaagcagattggtAAATCAGATTATAAATGCCAAATTGGATCGACAGGTTTGACTACCATATTTCAATTAGTAGATTTATGCCTCGTTTGGTTACCACATTAAAAACGGGGGAAttggaaaatcccatgaattgggaAAATGGAACTTGTTTGTTTACCCAAAATCCCATGAATTCTATTTTCCTAGGCATTTTCAACTTCCCCCATAATAAAGGAGTTTAATTACCTAGCCTCCCCTAGGTAGTTGGAAACTCCCGTGTCAATTGAACTCCCGGATGCCAACCAAATGTATTTTaggcaattcacatgaattgtccAATTCATGTGTTTTGTAAAACTATGGGAAATTAATTCCCATATGGCAACCAAACGAGACCTTAATAgtagtgtttggtaattagcggaTTTCAATTGATTGTCATATTCATTtttcacaatctactaatgtgaatatgctggAGAGGAGCATATTAAAAAACACTACTGtttcaatatgtcatttaccaaacactcaaattagtaGATTGGTGAATCAAACATGTTAAAGGCCTTGAATATGCTGAATATTTACCAATCCGATGTCTATAAACACCCCGGAGGGGGTTAATTCTGGCGTTGGAGCTTGGGTTTACTCATCTTATCATTCAGACGGATTCTAAGGTGGTTAGAACCTTAATGGGGAAGGAGGTCGAGTTCACCACGGCT is a window encoding:
- the LOC141614260 gene encoding neutral/alkaline invertase 3, chloroplastic, which translates into the protein MEIAASEACLHLLSGPGIWYPSLKSYPCIGMVKFAPCSKWLKDSRVKSISRYSSGGGGGARRLDCLSCKCLRDERNVGVPSSGLDGAFRETEKSSLGATNGTFSSSVDQVVSGDTLASAAAKSESVSRGKTDSIEDEAWELLKESIVNYCGNPVGTIAANEPNSSNLLNYDQVFIRDFIPSGIAFLLKGDYDIVRNFILHTLQLQSWEKTMDCHSPGQGLMPASFKVRTVALDGDDSLTEDILDPDFGEAAIGRVAPVDSGLWWIILLRAYGKVSGDLSVQERIDVQTGIKMILKLCLADGFDMFPTLLVTDGSCMIDRRMGIHGHPLEIQSLFYSALLCAREMLASDDGSADLIRALNSRLLALSFHIREYYWVDMKKLNEIYRYKTEEYSFDAVNKFNIYPDQIPPWLVEWMPDTGGYLIGNLQPAHMDFRFFSLGNLWAIVSSLATSGQSHAILDLVEAKWADLVADMPFKICYPALENQEWRIVTGGDPKNTPWSYHNGGSWPTLLWQLTVACIKMDRPEIAERAVKIAEKRLSKDKWPEYYDTKGARFIGKQSRLFQTWSIAGYLVAKLLLAKPKTAKILINEEDSDIVNAFSGLLTASPRRKRPRKGTKQSYIV